A part of Salvelinus alpinus chromosome 5, SLU_Salpinus.1, whole genome shotgun sequence genomic DNA contains:
- the LOC139575967 gene encoding myb/SANT-like DNA-binding domain-containing protein 4 isoform X2 has protein sequence MATRAAYFSLSEAQILMEAYEEVKDIIKKKGNTATVIKQREKAWQSIADRLNALNMNGPKRTWQQVKIKYKNILQNAVKKNTHRQGTGGGSPKADLTPAEDMALELNKGRPVLEGIPGGKETSIGSSQDATRFIQVSGSTVFLLEPPAQAPDDADPGEGPSAAATAHDGDDDEEETISLDSRRHEDPDAIQWENQPGNISSQAIRKLYGNHLRRQIELADIDIQYKKKKMENLALESEIKKRTIRKLDLEIKKT, from the exons atggcaactagagccgcgtacttttcactgtcggaagcacaaatcctcatggaggcatacgaggaggtaaaagatataattaagaagaaaggcaacaccgccacagtgataaagcaaagagaaaaagcgtggcaaagtattgcagaccgcctgaatgc attaaacatgaacgggccaaaacggacatggcagcaggtcaaaatcaaatacaagaacattctgcagaatg cagtgaaaaagaatacccacagacaaggcacaggtggtgggtcaccaaaggctgaccttaccccagcagaggacatggccttggagctaaataaaggcaggcccgtcttagaggggatccctggggggaaagagacgagcataggttcctcccaagatgccacccgcttcattcaag tgtctggcagcactgtgttcctgttagagccaccagcacaagcaccagacgatgctgatcca ggtgaaggccccagtgcagcagcaacagcacatgatggagacgatgatgaggaggagaccatctctctggattccagaaggcatgag gacccagatgctatacagtgggaaaaccagcctggcaacata agctcacaagctatcagaaagttgtatggcaaccacctccggcgccaaatagaactggcagacatagacattcagtacaagaagaaaaagatggaaaatcttgcactggagtccgaaataaaaaagaggacaattaggaaactggaccttgaaataaaaaaaacttga
- the LOC139575967 gene encoding putative nuclease HARBI1 isoform X1, whose protein sequence is MKAQNCVFLSALTMACPFVRDVVDEEALVLRRAFRRERVFRDRLDPLAFPDDHLYERYRFSADGIRYLCRLLGPRIKHRTARSHALSVEQMVCVALRFFASGAFLYSVGDAEQLNKATICRTIRSVCLAIKALADVFISFPGHRRLCDIKEEFYRIAGFPNVIGAVDCTHIRIKAPSGAHEADFVNRKSFHSINVQMVCNADCVISNVVAKWPGSVHDSRIFRASEIYQCLSQGEFSGVLLGDRGYGCQPFLLTPFTDPQEAQQAYNHAHARTRARVEMTFGLLKARFHCLHKLRVSPVRACDITVACAVLHNVACLRKERAPRVPPAMDWDNPAIFPDDDSGRLLRDQYVLNYFS, encoded by the exons atgaaggcccaaaattgtgtgttcctttctgctctgacaatggcatgcccattcgtgcgagatgtggtggatgaagaagcacttgtgctgaggagagccttcaggcgagaaagggtcttcagggaccggttggacccactggccttccctgatgaccatctatatgaaagatacaggttttctgcagatggcatcaggtatctatgcagactactgggtcccaggattaagcaccgcactgcacggagccatgcactgagtgtggagcaaatggtttgtgtggccttgcgcttttttgctagtggagccttcctgtactcagtgggggatgcagaacagctgaacaaggccacaatttgccgcacaataaggagtgtgtgtctggctatcaaagcattagcagatgtcttcatctccttccctggccacagaagactctgtgacatcaaagaggagttctataggattgcag gtttccccaatgtcattggtgcagtggactgcacacacataaggataaaagccccctcaggtgcccatgaggccgattttgtgaataggaaatcctttcacagcattaatgttcag atggtctgcaatgctgactgtgtgatcagcaatgttgtggcaaaatggcctggctcagtccatgactccagaatctttcgggcctctgaaatctatcagtgcctatcacaag gtgaattctctggtgtgttgctgggagacagggggtatggctgccagccttttctcctgacacctttcacagacccccaggaagcacagcaggcctacaaccatgcccatgccaggaccagggccagagttgaaatgacctttggcctcctgaaggcacgctttcactgccttcacaaattaagggtcagccctgttagggcatgtgatattactgtggcttgtgctgtcctccacaatgtggcctgcctgaggaaggagagggcccccagagtgccaccagccatggactgggacaatccggcaatcttccctgatgacgacagtggtcggctgctgagggaccaatatgtgttgaattattttagttag